Below is a genomic region from Syntrophorhabdaceae bacterium.
CTTTCATGATAAGATGAATTTGGAGGTGGGGTATAATGAAGTTTAAAAAACGTACAGGCTTCCTGCCAAGGTTGTCACCTGTATGTTCTGGTACGATCCCACCTCCTTCTTATGAATCCGGCTTTCACTCGAGCCGAAAAGTAATCGGAATAACCAGCTGAGCCCTGACCGGCGGTTTGGGGAAAGGCTGTATTTCCCGAATGGCCCTCATCACCGTTTGGTCAAAGACTTCGTGACCAGAGCTTTTTACCACGCGTATGTTATCTGCCTTCCCGTCTTCCATTACCGTAAAGGAAACAGTTACCACACCTTTCCACCCCATTGTTCTCGCAATCGAGGGATACTTCAGGTTCTTGAGGATAAGCTCCCTGATATAAGCAAACTGTTGTTGTAGATATAGTGCGCTCAAACTGTTTGTTTCCCCGTGCCCCGGTCCGCCTGTTCCAGAAGCGCGTTTACCGTCTGAACCGGAACCTTCCCCGGCAGAGTCCGCACTATGCCCGGCTCCCTTAGTACCGAGACCGTACTCGTCTCTCGGTCTTTCACTTGATACGGATAGTTGATTATCGTGCAGGGTAAGGGAAGTCACTGGTGTGGGGTCAGGTTTTTGTGTTTCCATTTGTTTAGAATCTATCGTTTCACTGAGATGTACGTTTTTCGCAAAAAGCTCATCAGGCGAGGCTTGGCGAGTGACTTCTGTCTGTCCGGTAACGCTTCTATATTCATCATGTCTTATTCTTGAAGCACGTCCATCTTTCGCTCTGTTCATAACATTTGGCTTGGCGCTCCCCGCTCCCGGTCCTTCATCAGTAAGGTAGACAACAAGTGGTCTGAGATGCCTCAGCGTATCGGTTCCCACGAGCATGATTGCAATCGTAATAGCAAGGGCATGAACGAGAAGGGAAATCAGAAAAGCTTTACTGAGGTCCCCATCTCTTCCTAACCCAAAGGTAATCTGTGATGCCACTTTTTCTCGCTTCGTGCTACGATGTGGCAAAAAAATATTACTCACTCCAGGTCCTTTCCTACAGTGGACATGCTCAATGTTCCGTTCTTTATTCCCCTTACGGCTTTAAGCGTATCGGCCAGTATTCTTACGTAATCTGGTTTTCCTCTTACGGCAATGATTTCAAGGCAATTGTCGTGGTCTAAGTGTATATGCTGCGTACACATTATCATCTTCTGGTATTCATGCTGGATATCTGTAATCTTGGCCAGCAGATCCTTTTTGTGGTGGTCGTATACGAGGGTTATTGCACCGGCTACGTCGTTTCCCCGAATCCATTCTTTTTTTACTAATTCGTTACGTATAATGTCTCTTATGGCTTCCGAACGGTTCGTATAGTTCTTTTCTCTTATGATGTTATCGAACTTTTCAAGCAAGCTTTTTTCTAATGAAACACCAAATCTGACGATTTCAGACATAGCGATTCCTCGGATGCTACGAATCAGTAATTTGTAGCACACGCAATGCGTAAAGTAAATCAAATTTGTGTCGGTGCGGAGTTTTTTTGCCAGAATGTCGGTTAGATAGTCGAGTACCACCGGAAACCTGCAATGGCTCCTTTATATGCAAAACTAAGCATTTCAGGCAATAACTATTACCAAATGAAATCTTGTATCTTACAAAATATAGGCAGGGTGTAGATTACAGGAAGGAAGCGAGTGCGCGTTCCACCTACGAATTATTAGTCAGCAAGACTTTTGGAGATAAGGATTATCGCTTGAAATCTGG
It encodes:
- a CDS encoding energy transducer TonB — its product is MASQITFGLGRDGDLSKAFLISLLVHALAITIAIMLVGTDTLRHLRPLVVYLTDEGPGAGSAKPNVMNRAKDGRASRIRHDEYRSVTGQTEVTRQASPDELFAKNVHLSETIDSKQMETQKPDPTPVTSLTLHDNQLSVSSERPRDEYGLGTKGAGHSADSAGEGSGSDGKRASGTGGPGHGETNSLSALYLQQQFAYIRELILKNLKYPSIARTMGWKGVVTVSFTVMEDGKADNIRVVKSSGHEVFDQTVMRAIREIQPFPKPPVRAQLVIPITFRLE
- the nikR gene encoding nickel-responsive transcriptional regulator NikR, which gives rise to MSEIVRFGVSLEKSLLEKFDNIIREKNYTNRSEAIRDIIRNELVKKEWIRGNDVAGAITLVYDHHKKDLLAKITDIQHEYQKMIMCTQHIHLDHDNCLEIIAVRGKPDYVRILADTLKAVRGIKNGTLSMSTVGKDLE